A single region of the Legionella oakridgensis ATCC 33761 = DSM 21215 genome encodes:
- a CDS encoding SLBB domain-containing protein has translation MTGYVNSPGLYDGLSSDSIIYFLCAAGGVNLQEGSFRDIDIVRAGKEIRQVDLYDFLLKGNISTFQLHQGDTIVVKPQKYMVSVAGDVKNPYQYELTTHNIPLTSLIKLANVEPTATYVRIQRNQGMKPTFIYQKIKQEAPVYIQAGDRVTFVADKEVQQTIVTVTGQVKGPHQYVVKQGTTLADFIKTLQLAPDANIENVQLFRESVARQQKEALNASLSRLKRQTMTGDSLTGDDAKIQATRSELIMKFVQEAKEIETKGQVVIGEPSHWERVRLENNDVINIPAKTNVVTVSGDVVNSISLTINPNYRLIDYINAAGGFQKTANTGEFLLMRQNGQVQLIKNNSHQNSRIPLEGGDQLVVLPKETESGIKVTGMMSSILYQLAIAARVAMQI, from the coding sequence GTGACGGGTTATGTTAATTCCCCCGGGCTTTATGATGGTTTATCGTCAGATTCCATCATTTATTTTTTATGTGCCGCAGGCGGGGTTAATCTGCAGGAAGGCAGTTTTCGGGACATTGATATTGTCCGAGCTGGTAAGGAAATTCGTCAGGTTGATCTCTATGATTTCTTACTTAAAGGAAACATCAGCACGTTCCAACTTCATCAAGGTGATACTATTGTGGTGAAACCACAAAAATACATGGTATCCGTGGCGGGGGATGTTAAAAATCCTTATCAATATGAATTAACTACTCATAATATTCCACTAACTTCTTTGATTAAACTGGCAAATGTTGAACCAACAGCAACTTATGTGCGTATTCAAAGAAACCAGGGGATGAAACCTACGTTTATTTATCAAAAGATAAAACAAGAAGCACCAGTCTATATTCAAGCGGGTGATCGAGTAACGTTTGTCGCTGATAAGGAAGTCCAGCAGACCATTGTTACAGTAACTGGTCAGGTTAAAGGGCCTCATCAATATGTGGTGAAGCAGGGAACCACATTAGCTGACTTCATTAAAACTCTGCAGCTGGCGCCGGATGCCAATATTGAAAACGTGCAATTATTTCGCGAATCGGTGGCCAGGCAGCAAAAAGAAGCATTAAATGCCAGCTTGTCGCGACTAAAACGCCAAACGATGACAGGCGATTCGCTGACTGGCGATGATGCTAAAATTCAGGCAACTCGATCGGAGTTAATCATGAAATTTGTGCAGGAAGCTAAAGAAATTGAGACCAAAGGTCAGGTTGTCATTGGAGAGCCTTCGCATTGGGAAAGAGTGCGCCTGGAAAATAATGACGTGATTAATATACCGGCAAAAACCAATGTGGTTACAGTCAGTGGTGATGTGGTTAATTCCATCTCACTGACTATAAATCCTAATTATCGTTTGATTGATTATATTAATGCGGCCGGTGGTTTCCAGAAAACGGCCAATACCGGTGAATTTTTATTAATGCGTCAAAATGGTCAGGTTCAGCTCATCAAGAATAATAGCCATCAAAATAGCCGAATTCCGCTTGAAGGCGGTGATCAGCTAGTGGTTCTGCCGAAAGAAACTGAAAGCGGTATAAAAGTGACGGGTATGATGTCTTCTATTTTATATCAATTAGCCATTGCCGCCCGAGTCGCCATGCAAATTTAA
- a CDS encoding polysaccharide biosynthesis/export family protein: protein MKKLFLILLIIPTLVWAAETGSQPQGSIFASIDKPSENNNTALSATGFSASSNSLDKSKDNDEEFNIKLKSSTHMGDVLNHKLPVFGQNLFGTQCSQLHQARFFNPEYRLTVGDEVNIQMWGAFQLSQRFPVDTQGNIFIPEVGPVKVEGIENQKLNDIIQQHVKKPLKRG from the coding sequence ATGAAAAAGCTGTTTTTAATTTTATTGATCATCCCGACGTTGGTTTGGGCTGCGGAAACAGGTTCCCAGCCTCAGGGTTCTATTTTTGCATCCATCGATAAGCCTTCAGAAAACAACAATACAGCACTTTCAGCAACCGGTTTTTCTGCTTCCAGTAATAGCTTGGACAAGTCAAAAGATAACGATGAAGAATTTAACATAAAATTGAAATCTTCAACGCATATGGGCGATGTTTTAAACCATAAATTGCCGGTATTTGGCCAAAATCTTTTTGGCACTCAATGTAGTCAACTTCATCAGGCGCGGTTTTTTAACCCCGAATATCGGCTAACGGTAGGTGATGAAGTCAATATTCAAATGTGGGGGGCATTCCAACTGTCGCAGCGATTTCCCGTTGATACCCAGGGAAATATTTTTATTCCCGAAGTTGGGCCGGTCAAAGTGGAGGGGATAGAAAACCAGAAATTAAATGACATCATTCAGCAACATGTGAAAAAACCTTTAAAAAGGGGTTAA
- a CDS encoding nucleotidyltransferase domain-containing protein, which produces MSNETRDDYGLPSSVIKSLKNVFKKHPNIEKVILYGSRAKGTYHTGSDIDLCIVGSALTLSELLAIENQIDDLLLPWKIDLSLKHTIDNTELLAHMSKIGTTIYP; this is translated from the coding sequence ATGAGTAACGAGACTAGGGATGATTATGGCTTGCCGTCTTCAGTAATCAAGTCTTTAAAAAATGTTTTTAAAAAGCACCCGAATATAGAAAAAGTAATATTATATGGCTCGCGTGCTAAAGGTACTTATCATACTGGGTCGGATATTGATTTATGCATCGTTGGCTCAGCGTTAACATTGAGCGAGCTTTTAGCTATTGAAAATCAAATTGATGACTTGTTGTTACCGTGGAAAATAGATTTGTCACTAAAGCATACGATAGATAATACAGAGTTATTGGCACACATGAGTAAGATAGGAACCACCATATATCCATAA
- a CDS encoding glycosyltransferase family 2 protein → MLEHLNVSNDYMLLCKAYFNPYDACKNSLEEILKRKPLSIFNLYNYYHETNLSNGEKILNQYYFNKNLLCVEKKNELLPLYIDNVGVLTKVNNSNDHGKISIIISAKNEEKLIAHSVESIINQSYKNIEIIFINDGSVDKTQDIFQFVCRKNNFSDFHIITLKKSKGPFYCRNLGLEKANGDFITFHDADDWAHPQRLELQLKAVIDSKAIASMSEMIRVNSSGKLFSKVIYPINQICMASLLFRAEIIKILGYFYTDLLGADSEYKERILLFYGRKRFVRVPLVLTFSAHRKNSRTTCTEYGVPEFGINKRRVADYEALMMRLYQTIKKERNYYVNFSYDQAAV, encoded by the coding sequence ATGCTTGAGCATTTGAATGTATCAAATGATTATATGTTACTTTGTAAGGCATATTTTAATCCATATGATGCTTGCAAAAATAGCTTGGAGGAAATTTTAAAAAGAAAACCATTATCCATTTTTAATTTATATAATTATTATCATGAAACCAATTTATCTAATGGTGAGAAAATATTAAATCAATATTATTTTAATAAAAACTTATTATGTGTTGAAAAAAAAAATGAACTTTTGCCCTTATATATAGATAATGTAGGTGTTTTAACCAAAGTAAATAATAGTAACGATCATGGAAAAATTTCTATTATTATCAGTGCTAAAAATGAAGAGAAGTTGATTGCCCATTCTGTAGAATCAATTATCAACCAATCTTACAAAAACATTGAGATTATTTTTATAAATGATGGATCAGTAGATAAAACTCAAGACATTTTTCAATTCGTCTGTAGAAAAAATAATTTTAGTGATTTTCATATCATTACACTTAAAAAGTCAAAAGGGCCATTTTATTGTCGAAACCTGGGGTTAGAAAAAGCGAATGGTGATTTTATTACATTTCATGATGCTGATGATTGGGCACATCCTCAGCGTCTTGAGCTTCAGCTAAAGGCTGTAATAGATTCAAAGGCAATTGCTTCCATGTCAGAAATGATTCGGGTGAATTCAAGTGGAAAATTATTTTCCAAGGTAATTTATCCAATAAATCAAATCTGTATGGCGTCATTATTATTTAGGGCAGAAATTATTAAAATTTTAGGTTATTTTTATACGGATTTACTGGGGGCTGATTCAGAGTATAAGGAACGAATTCTCTTATTTTATGGTCGGAAGCGGTTTGTAAGGGTTCCACTAGTATTGACTTTTTCGGCTCATAGGAAGAATTCAAGAACAACATGTACTGAATATGGTGTTCCAGAGTTTGGCATCAATAAACGCCGTGTTGCTGATTATGAAGCACTTATGATGAGACTCTATCAAACCATTAAAAAAGAAAGAAATTATTATGTTAACTTTTCTTATGATCAAGCGGCTGTTTGA
- a CDS encoding sulfotransferase family protein, producing the protein MKNETHSNIENTIISDLRNQIVQDIFKKVSTLHQKLIYTEDTKKQLLSDRARLVNEMKILISKNLEQCRALKNSLKEKHNEILTLKKLHKIALISEKKELTQQIRQQAFQQLNAQISKLKDEIKNKNILINRKKQLILKNQEVIHKFKNIIKNKNKEISFLNKMLVETKKLNNSKLKDVISVNKQSNLKQKLQNKNQQEIIKKITQELIFKRKNIEALRKEIVLTHSKISNKEDEQVTNNSNLTLNFKSIFIASGGSSGSHLLAVQMANFKPFITGPELNIASHPGLFNKESFRINLHKGLYAKNHIGSPIRLKNGNLFHVLPSLFLTNKKDLILDSSEAKFKLQENVYYWPNFVNKLYEHLKILKILNDDLTFIEHSPTNAICFPDLLQVSNAYGVHIIRDPRDAVASMLARRKYQALFTDISDEEMISLTLKQWATLNASAFKAKNNHNYLLVKYEDLVLKPQKIIASIFDFLDIGPLISYPHGSNIFGEIKKQNGWNFSPLDGINSSSVGRYKNELNSKQLNQIIKTEVINYELDTKMLIKEFMEEYHYT; encoded by the coding sequence GTGAAAAATGAAACTCATTCCAATATTGAAAATACTATTATCTCTGATCTCAGAAATCAAATAGTTCAGGACATTTTTAAGAAGGTATCTACTCTGCATCAAAAACTTATCTATACAGAAGACACTAAAAAGCAATTACTCTCGGATAGAGCACGCTTAGTAAATGAAATGAAAATATTAATTAGTAAAAACTTAGAACAATGTCGAGCGCTAAAAAATAGCTTAAAAGAAAAACATAACGAAATATTAACACTTAAAAAGTTGCATAAAATCGCTTTAATTTCAGAAAAAAAAGAATTAACCCAACAAATTCGACAACAGGCTTTTCAACAACTTAATGCACAAATTAGTAAGTTAAAAGATGAAATCAAAAATAAAAATATTCTCATTAATAGAAAAAAACAACTTATATTAAAAAATCAAGAAGTTATTCATAAATTTAAAAATATTATAAAAAATAAAAATAAAGAAATTTCGTTTCTTAATAAGATGCTTGTTGAAACAAAAAAACTTAATAATTCTAAATTAAAAGACGTAATTTCAGTAAATAAGCAATCCAATTTGAAACAAAAATTACAGAATAAAAATCAGCAAGAAATAATAAAAAAAATAACTCAAGAATTAATTTTTAAGAGAAAAAATATTGAAGCATTAAGAAAAGAAATAGTATTAACTCATTCCAAAATTTCTAATAAGGAGGACGAGCAAGTAACTAATAATAGTAATTTAACATTAAATTTTAAATCTATATTTATAGCATCTGGGGGGAGCTCTGGCAGCCACCTCTTAGCTGTTCAAATGGCGAATTTCAAACCGTTTATCACAGGCCCTGAGCTAAATATTGCATCACATCCTGGTCTTTTCAATAAAGAATCATTTCGAATTAACCTACATAAAGGACTTTATGCAAAAAATCACATAGGTAGTCCTATTAGATTAAAAAATGGCAATCTATTTCATGTGCTTCCATCATTATTTTTAACAAATAAAAAAGACTTAATATTAGATTCGTCTGAAGCAAAATTTAAATTACAAGAAAATGTATATTATTGGCCTAATTTTGTTAATAAATTATATGAGCATCTTAAGATCTTAAAAATTCTTAATGACGATTTAACTTTTATTGAGCATTCTCCCACTAATGCAATTTGTTTCCCTGATTTATTACAGGTTTCTAATGCTTATGGAGTTCATATCATTCGCGATCCAAGAGATGCTGTTGCCTCCATGTTGGCAAGGAGAAAATATCAAGCACTTTTTACTGATATATCAGATGAAGAAATGATTAGTCTTACTTTGAAACAATGGGCAACATTAAATGCAAGTGCTTTTAAAGCTAAAAACAATCACAATTATCTTCTAGTTAAGTATGAAGATTTAGTTCTTAAGCCCCAAAAAATTATTGCATCTATTTTTGATTTCCTCGATATTGGGCCTTTAATCTCATATCCACATGGCTCGAATATTTTTGGTGAAATAAAAAAACAAAATGGATGGAATTTTTCACCACTGGATGGAATCAACTCATCATCAGTTGGTAGATATAAAAATGAATTAAATTCTAAGCAACTAAATCAAATTATCAAAACGGAGGTTATTAATTACGAACTCGATACAAAGATGCTAATTAAGGAATTCATGGAAGAATATCATTATACATAA
- a CDS encoding glycosyltransferase codes for MGIQRVDYEIKKLENKNHNAKLITPWVIRLHKNFNFTDWVVKETQSENFDLCIVHDSFGLGALWAVKAEKKCKTIYDCVEYPNYAERAGEVIKQSYLAYPHFTNLLQLSERKIIDELDGIMTGTPAVAEWFNSQKNLPNAVSVRNCREYQELIPTLELKKDCGLSNDSLVILYPNTVFKGCGLEPCVEALSYTNFPIHIAIMGTMMPQIKEDLINLAIKHRVNSRMHFLPLKSPQELIQYRSGADCALVPLDPSFPNHYTGLPNRVFESIMSRLPIISSDLPLIKALTHEYKNGVWYGSNNPKEIAKIFDEAVTPNKLAELKKHAETAARELCWENEQKTFETYVRKVMGDEPFRKVLLIANKSVGTNNRYYRHTKKLLELGFEVLSLTLEMPYPELQLPKVTYKGFQNPVERKGPAARPPSRRLATTT; via the coding sequence TTGGGAATTCAAAGAGTGGATTATGAAATAAAAAAGCTAGAAAATAAAAATCATAATGCAAAATTAATTACGCCATGGGTAATTCGATTGCATAAAAATTTCAATTTTACTGATTGGGTGGTAAAAGAAACGCAATCTGAAAATTTTGATTTATGCATTGTGCATGACTCTTTCGGCTTAGGGGCTCTTTGGGCGGTAAAGGCAGAAAAAAAATGCAAGACAATTTATGATTGTGTTGAATATCCTAATTACGCTGAACGAGCAGGAGAGGTTATTAAGCAGTCTTACTTGGCATATCCGCATTTTACTAATTTATTACAGCTCAGTGAAAGAAAAATAATTGATGAACTTGATGGTATAATGACAGGAACTCCAGCTGTAGCGGAATGGTTTAATAGCCAGAAAAATCTGCCAAATGCTGTTTCTGTGCGTAACTGCAGGGAGTATCAAGAGTTAATTCCTACTTTAGAGTTAAAAAAAGATTGTGGGCTATCGAATGATTCTTTAGTAATTTTATATCCTAATACAGTTTTTAAAGGTTGTGGCCTAGAACCTTGCGTTGAGGCTCTTTCCTATACAAACTTTCCTATTCATATTGCAATTATGGGCACAATGATGCCTCAAATTAAAGAAGACCTTATTAATTTAGCAATTAAGCATAGGGTAAATTCCCGTATGCACTTTCTCCCACTAAAATCCCCACAAGAATTAATCCAATATCGCAGTGGGGCTGATTGTGCTTTAGTTCCTTTAGATCCGTCTTTTCCTAATCATTATACAGGCCTTCCCAATCGAGTTTTTGAGTCGATTATGAGCAGATTGCCAATAATTTCTTCCGACTTGCCTCTGATTAAAGCGTTAACGCATGAATATAAAAATGGAGTTTGGTATGGCTCAAACAATCCTAAAGAAATAGCAAAGATCTTTGATGAGGCAGTTACCCCAAACAAGCTCGCTGAATTAAAAAAACATGCAGAAACAGCAGCGCGAGAGCTATGCTGGGAAAATGAGCAAAAAACATTTGAAACTTATGTTAGAAAAGTAATGGGCGATGAACCCTTTAGAAAAGTGTTATTAATTGCTAATAAATCCGTTGGGACTAATAATAGGTATTATCGACATACTAAAAAACTCTTGGAGTTGGGATTCGAAGTTCTGTCTTTAACGCTGGAAATGCCCTATCCAGAACTGCAACTTCCTAAGGTAACATATAAAGGATTCCAAAATCCAGTCGAAAGAAAAGGCCCAGCGGCCCGGCCTCCTTCAAGAAGGTTAGCAACTACAACATAA
- a CDS encoding DegT/DnrJ/EryC1/StrS family aminotransferase: protein MQKDKPFIKVAAPQINDQDINAAITALKSEHLTSGPIVTEFEKQFAHYCGTEYAVAVSNGTAAIHAALAAAGIGPGDEVIVPALTFFSTATAVIHQGAVPIFADISVDNYCLDPEDVIKRITPRTKAIIPVHYFGHAAEMDALMEIAHQHNLFVIEDCAQAHGTEYKHKKVGSIGHFGAFSMFATKHMTTAGEGGMILTNNTQHAEYMKKFRSHGLEGRNDHVILGYNYRLPEFAGAVGLTQLARLDEMNAARIKVCEQLIAAIKDIEWLTVPNIPKHVKHTYFWCHIGIDEEKLGMRTKALIQKLQEEEIEVRHRYEVPLYKQPLLNQNLPAILKLSAGENLMDYGRQYLPNVEKLAGKVIGLPNRPDLTHEEISRIAYVLRSIK from the coding sequence ATGCAAAAGGACAAGCCATTTATTAAAGTTGCTGCGCCTCAAATTAACGACCAAGATATTAATGCCGCAATTACTGCATTAAAATCTGAACACTTGACCTCTGGACCTATTGTAACTGAGTTTGAAAAACAATTTGCTCATTATTGTGGAACAGAATATGCTGTTGCTGTCAGTAATGGAACAGCAGCTATTCATGCTGCTTTAGCAGCTGCAGGAATTGGCCCAGGTGATGAAGTCATTGTTCCTGCCCTTACTTTTTTTTCTACTGCTACTGCAGTTATTCATCAGGGAGCAGTTCCCATATTTGCTGATATTTCAGTCGATAATTATTGTCTAGACCCAGAAGACGTTATTAAACGAATTACGCCAAGAACTAAAGCAATTATTCCTGTTCATTATTTTGGTCATGCTGCAGAAATGGATGCATTAATGGAAATTGCCCATCAGCATAACTTATTTGTGATTGAGGATTGTGCTCAAGCGCATGGAACAGAATATAAACATAAAAAAGTTGGAAGCATTGGTCATTTTGGTGCCTTCTCCATGTTTGCAACCAAACATATGACGACTGCAGGCGAAGGTGGCATGATACTGACTAATAATACCCAACATGCTGAATATATGAAAAAATTTCGCAGCCATGGACTAGAGGGTAGAAATGATCATGTCATACTTGGCTATAATTACCGACTTCCAGAATTTGCTGGCGCTGTGGGCTTAACTCAACTAGCGCGATTGGATGAAATGAACGCAGCAAGAATCAAAGTTTGTGAACAATTGATAGCAGCCATAAAAGATATTGAGTGGTTAACGGTTCCTAACATTCCTAAGCATGTAAAACACACCTACTTTTGGTGTCATATTGGAATAGATGAGGAAAAATTAGGAATGCGTACCAAAGCACTCATTCAGAAGCTTCAGGAAGAAGAAATAGAAGTACGCCATAGATATGAGGTACCACTATATAAGCAACCCCTTCTTAATCAAAATTTACCAGCGATTTTAAAATTATCTGCAGGTGAAAACTTAATGGATTATGGTCGTCAATATTTACCCAATGTAGAAAAGCTTGCTGGGAAAGTTATTGGACTTCCCAATCGTCCTGATTTAACGCATGAAGAAATTAGCCGAATCGCATATGTTTTAAGATCAATTAAGTGA
- a CDS encoding NAD-dependent epimerase/dehydratase family protein, with protein sequence MAEVLVTGGGGYIGSAVVDELLKRGHKPIVYDIFLWGGSGLHGLEDKIEIIEGDIRNSRDLVYALEKVDSVIHLAGIVGAPACANNPKAHYTTNVESARTLVNCMTDPELKFVKNLIFCSSCSVYGNVAGIYEEVTETTSTMPLSSYADGKLRAEQIILQKAKEVPQFSPTIMRLTTIFGWSLRPRLDLVTNQFVYKAYKDKK encoded by the coding sequence ATGGCAGAAGTATTAGTAACTGGAGGTGGAGGGTATATTGGTTCAGCTGTAGTTGATGAATTACTAAAACGGGGTCATAAGCCAATTGTCTATGACATTTTTCTTTGGGGTGGCTCAGGTTTACATGGACTTGAAGACAAGATAGAGATCATCGAAGGGGACATTCGAAATAGTCGGGATCTTGTCTATGCTCTAGAAAAAGTTGATAGTGTTATACATCTTGCAGGAATTGTAGGGGCTCCGGCTTGTGCTAATAATCCAAAAGCTCATTATACAACTAATGTAGAAAGCGCACGTACTCTTGTAAATTGCATGACGGATCCTGAATTAAAATTCGTAAAAAATCTAATTTTTTGTTCTTCCTGTTCGGTGTATGGGAATGTTGCCGGAATCTATGAGGAAGTTACCGAGACAACCTCAACAATGCCCCTTTCAAGTTATGCAGATGGTAAGCTACGCGCAGAACAAATTATTCTACAAAAAGCTAAGGAAGTTCCACAATTTTCACCAACTATTATGCGATTAACAACTATTTTTGGGTGGTCTTTACGGCCTCGGCTAGATTTAGTAACAAATCAATTTGTCTATAAAGCTTATAAAGATAAAAAATAA
- a CDS encoding nucleotidyltransferase substrate binding protein yields MKNPDIRWHQRLGNYKRALEQLSSAVELANQRPLSELEKQGLIQSFEFTHELAWNVMKDYFFFQGQSNITGSRDAAREAFNKGLIDEGEIWMEMIKSRNQTSHTCNQKVADEIVNHIKERYYFCFERFLEKMQVLKEHE; encoded by the coding sequence ATGAAGAACCCAGACATCCGTTGGCACCAGCGACTTGGCAATTATAAAAGAGCATTGGAGCAATTATCTTCTGCAGTGGAGCTTGCAAATCAGAGGCCACTCTCTGAACTTGAAAAACAGGGATTAATTCAATCGTTTGAATTTACACACGAACTAGCCTGGAATGTGATGAAAGATTATTTCTTTTTTCAGGGACAGTCTAATATAACGGGATCTCGTGATGCAGCACGTGAAGCGTTTAATAAAGGCTTAATTGATGAGGGCGAGATTTGGATGGAGATGATAAAAAGTCGCAATCAAACCTCTCACACCTGTAATCAAAAAGTGGCAGATGAGATCGTTAATCACATTAAAGAGCGCTATTACTTCTGTTTCGAACGATTTTTAGAAAAAATGCAAGTGTTAAAAGAACATGAGTAA